Proteins encoded together in one Terriglobales bacterium window:
- a CDS encoding NAD(P)/FAD-dependent oxidoreductase — translation MRDIVIVGGGHNALVTAFYLARAGRKPLVLERRAVPGGAAVTEEFHPGFRCSTLAHAAGPLRPEVVRDMQLERHGVKMIRPDPRLFAPAPDGRALAFFEDTARTVRQIAALSTKDAAAYPRFRQALEQLGGFLGKLLHSTPPEIENPTSGDLWGLLHTGRDLRKLGDKDLYRLLRWMPMAAADLVAEFFETELLRAAIAARGIFGSFAGPWSAGTGGLLLLRAAGDPHPAGPACFASGGMGALTQAMAAAAQQAGAQIRTGAEVAQILVKDGVATGVALANGEEVAAQKVISSADPRRTFLALIDAVHLTPSFILRMESYRSPGVTAKVNLALSGLPAFTTVAGLGDGSDNMLAGRIHIGPEIDYLERAFDASKYGEFSPEPYLDVMIPSLSDPSLAPAGKHVMSVTMQFAPYKLKNGDWNNRREELGRVVLETLERYAPGLASLVVGGEVITPLDLEQTYGLSGGHIFHGDLALDQIFTMRPLLGWARYRTPIRGLYLCGSGTHPGTGLTGGSGANAAREILKDLRS, via the coding sequence GTGCGCGACATCGTGATCGTGGGCGGCGGGCACAACGCCCTGGTCACCGCCTTCTACCTGGCACGAGCGGGACGCAAGCCCTTGGTGCTGGAGCGCCGCGCCGTGCCGGGCGGCGCCGCAGTGACGGAAGAGTTCCATCCCGGATTCCGCTGCTCCACCCTCGCTCATGCCGCCGGGCCGCTGCGCCCGGAAGTGGTGCGCGACATGCAGCTTGAGCGCCACGGCGTGAAGATGATCCGTCCCGATCCGCGCCTGTTTGCGCCGGCGCCCGATGGCCGAGCCCTGGCGTTTTTCGAGGACACGGCACGCACGGTGCGGCAGATCGCCGCGCTCTCGACCAAAGACGCAGCTGCGTATCCGAGATTCCGGCAGGCGCTGGAGCAATTGGGCGGATTCCTTGGGAAATTGCTGCATTCGACGCCGCCGGAGATCGAGAATCCCACCTCCGGGGACCTGTGGGGACTGCTGCACACGGGACGCGACCTGCGCAAGCTGGGCGACAAGGACCTCTACCGCCTGCTGCGCTGGATGCCGATGGCGGCGGCCGATCTGGTTGCCGAGTTTTTCGAAACCGAGTTGCTGCGTGCTGCCATCGCAGCCCGTGGAATCTTCGGGAGCTTTGCCGGACCCTGGTCGGCAGGGACGGGAGGGTTGCTGCTGTTGCGCGCCGCGGGCGATCCGCATCCGGCCGGGCCGGCCTGTTTCGCGAGCGGCGGCATGGGCGCGCTTACGCAGGCGATGGCCGCGGCGGCACAGCAGGCGGGCGCGCAGATCCGCACCGGCGCGGAAGTCGCGCAGATTCTGGTGAAAGACGGCGTAGCCACCGGCGTCGCGCTGGCCAACGGGGAAGAGGTCGCGGCGCAGAAGGTGATTTCCAGCGCCGACCCAAGACGTACCTTCCTGGCTCTGATCGATGCGGTGCATCTCACTCCCAGCTTCATCCTGCGCATGGAGAGTTATCGCTCTCCGGGAGTCACGGCCAAAGTGAACCTGGCCTTGTCCGGCCTGCCGGCGTTCACGACTGTCGCCGGCCTGGGCGACGGCAGCGACAACATGCTGGCCGGACGGATTCACATCGGTCCGGAGATCGACTACCTGGAACGCGCCTTCGACGCCTCCAAGTACGGCGAGTTCTCGCCGGAGCCCTACCTGGACGTCATGATTCCTTCACTCTCGGATCCGTCGCTCGCGCCCGCCGGCAAGCACGTCATGAGCGTGACCATGCAGTTCGCGCCCTACAAGCTGAAGAACGGAGACTGGAACAACCGGCGCGAAGAACTAGGCCGCGTGGTCCTGGAGACGCTGGAGCGCTACGCGCCCGGCTTGGCCTCGCTGGTCGTGGGCGGGGAAGTGATCACGCCGCTCGACCTGGAGCAGACCTACGGCCTGAGCGGCGGGCACATCTTCCACGGCGACCTGGCGCTGGACCAGATCTTCACCATGCGGCCTCTGCTGGGCTGGGCGCGCTACCGCACGCCGATCCGCGGCCTCTACCTGTGCGGCTCGGGGACGCATCCGGGCACGGGACTGACGGGCGGCTCGGGGGCGAATGCGGCGCGGGAGATATTGAAAGACCTGCGGAGTTGA